The genomic stretch TGGTGGACGGCGCTCCATAGTCACCACGATCGCCTACGCCTCGATCATCATGCTGCCCGTCTTCGTCCTCACCCTCGCCGCGCAGCGGCACATCGTGACCGGAATGACGATGGGCAGCGTCAAATGACCACGCGCCGGGTGAAACTCAAGCTGGCGCGGGATTCGATCTGGATAAGCAACTTCCCATCAAATATCCTGGATCGGTTGTGGTTGATGGAAGCCGTTGCGGGTCGATGGTCCCCGCGTCATCGAAGGAGGTCGGCCAATGCCACTGTCACGGATCCAGGTGTCGCCCCGTATCGCGAACCAACCCGGGCGCCACCGCCGCTGGTGGTGGGCGGCGGGCAGCTCCATGGCCGCTCTCGTCCTGGCCGCCACCGGCGTGTCCGTGACCGCCGCGCCGGCGACCGCCGGGCCCGGCCTTGCGCCGGAGGTGACGCTGACCAGCCCGACGAACAACAGCAGCGTGGTGTCGGTATGCTCGGTCCGGCTAACCGCTGACGCGAGAGCCCGAATCGGCATCGTGGACCGGGTCGAATTCCACGTCAACGACGTGTTCGTCGGCAGCGACACCAGCGCACCTTACGAGTTGGACGTGCCTCCGGGACACCCCGCGTTCCGCAACGGCGACGGCTCTGGCATGCCCCGACACCGGGCGGTAGCCCGGGTCGTCACCGTCGCACCGGCTGCCACCGCCGACTCGCCGACGGTCAAACTCAGCCTGGTGCCGCCACCGCCGGCACTGATGGTGATCGCCTGCCCGTCGGGGATCCGGGTGCCCGAGGGTGGCTCGACGACCACGTCCTTCGTGACGACAGCCTGCGCCACCACCCCGGGGCTGACCCTGACAGTGACCGGTGACGCCGGTATCAGCGTCACACCGTCCGCCTTCCCACCGGGTAGCCGGGAGAACTGGGTCACCGTATCGGCCGCACCCGGCAGCATCGGTGCCATCACTCGCATCACCGCGACCAGCAACGGGGCCTCCTGCCTGTCCGCCTCAGCGACGGTCACCGTCGGCCCCCCGACCTGAACGGACTCATTTAGAGACTGTCGGGCAACTGGATGGCTACGTCGTGATAAGTTGCTCGGCGTTGATGCGTCGGGCGGCTTCGCGGTCGGTTGCGTTGCTCCACCGGATCGGCCGATCGGCCAGGCGTATCGTCATGAGTCGAATCATCGCAACCTTGATCATGGCCTCCGAGTTGGCGGTCAGTCGTTCGTAGTCGCGGGCCAGGCGCCGGTTGCGGACCAGCCATCCGAGCGTCCTCTCTACCACCCATCGGCGTGGCAGGACCTTGAAGCCCTTGATGTCGTCGGTGCGTTTGACGATCTCCAGCAGGATGCCGAGTTTGGTCTTGGCCCAGCTCAACAGGCTGGAGTCGATGCTGTTGGCGTAGCCGCCGTCGGCCCACACGAGGGCGATGGTGGTGAACGCCTCAGCCAGCCGCGCGAGGATCCGCCGGCCACCGGGACGGTCGTTGACGGAGGCGGAGGTGACCACCACGACCAGAATCAGCCCCATCGTGTCGACGACCAGGCGCCGCTTGCGGCCGGTGGTCTTCTTGCCCATGTCGAAACCACGAGACTCGCCGCCTTCACTGGACTTGATCGACTGGGCGTCCAGCACGGCGGCGGTCGGCTCCGCCTCCCGGCCGGCCGCGACTCGCACCCGCCGTCGAAGCTCATCGTGAACCCGGTCCCATGTCCCGTTCTTCCGCCACGTCGTGAACCAGCGATGCGCCGCGTCCGCGGGCGCCAGATCACGCGGCATCATCCGCCACGGGCAGCCCGACCGCAGCACGTAGAAGATCGAGTCCAGGACCAGCCGATCGCCGTAGACCCGAGGCCGGCCGCCTTTACGCAGGTCACGCGCCGGTAGCAGCGGCGCGAGGACCGCCCACATCGCATCGGTCAGACTCGACGGATAGCATGAGCGGGCGTCATCCCCGCCGCGATCTTCGTTGCACACACATCAAGATCATGGCGGGGATGATCCATTTGTCGAGCATCCGTCATCGACGTGTCTCGCCGTAACATTCCGCACCCCACCGGTTACCCGACAGTCTCTAAGACCGCATCTCATTAGGGGTTGTTGCTGGTCAGCAGGTTGAGGCGGGCGGCGCGGCGGTAACAGATCAAAGCGCAGGCCAGGCGCAGGAATCCGATGAAGTGAGAAGCCTTACGGTCGTAGCGGCGGGCCAGGCGCCGAAACCGGCTGACCCATTCCAGGCAGCGCTCGATGACGTAGCGGTGCCGGCCCAGATGAGCGGCCGATTCGATGCCCTTGCGGGCGATCCGGGCGATCATGCCGCGCCGGCGGACCAGCTCGCGGCAGGACCGGTAGTCGTGACCTTTGTCGCCGTGCAGCTTGGCCGGCCACCGCCGCGGCCGGCCGAGCGGTTGCCGGATCGCGCGCAGGTTGTCGAGCACATCCTCGAGCACGGTGTGGTCGTTGACGTTGGCAGCGGTCACCAGCACCGTCAGCGGCAGTCCGTCACGGTCGCTGACCGCATGGATCTTGGAGCCGGGCTTGCCCCGGTCTACCGGGCTGCGCCCGGTCAGGTCCCCCCTTTGAGTGCCCGCACGTGCATAGCGTCCACGCTCGCCCGTGACCAGTCGATCTGCCCGGCAGCGCCGAGCACGTCCAGCGTCGCCTCATGAAACGCCTGCATGACGCCCTGTTTCACCCGCTCGGTGAACCGGCGATGCGCGGTCGCCCGCAAGATCGGGAACGATTCCGGCAACGCCTCCCACGGGCAGCCGGTCTGCAACACGTACGCAATCGCCGCGACCGCGACACGGTCATCGATGCGCCGCCGCCCGCCACCCTGATGCCTTTCCGGATGAGCGGGCAGCAACGGCTGCACGAGGTGCCACAACGAATCCGGGCAGTACTTCTCCACATCACTCACACCCGTACAACGAATGATGTTGGTACTCAACAACCCCTAATGAGATGCGGTCTAAGCCTCGATCCGTGGACGGGACTGGTCCACTGTGGCTGGCACACCGTGGAA from Micromonospora craniellae encodes the following:
- a CDS encoding IS5 family transposase (programmed frameshift), whose protein sequence is MSDVEKYCPDSLWHLVQPLLPAHPERHQGGGRRRIDDRVAVAAIAYVLQTGCPWEALPESFPILRATAHRRFTERVKQGVMQAFHEATLDVLGAAGQIDWSRASVDAMHVRALKGDLTGRSPVDRGKPGSKIHAVSDRDGLPLTVLVTAANVNDHTVLEDVLDNLRAIRQPLGRPRRWPAKLHGDKGHDYRSCRELVRRRGMIARIARKGIESAAHLGRHRYVIERCLEWVSRFRRLARRYDRKASHFIGFLRLACALICYRRAARLNLLTSNNP
- a CDS encoding Ig-like domain-containing protein codes for the protein MPLSRIQVSPRIANQPGRHRRWWWAAGSSMAALVLAATGVSVTAAPATAGPGLAPEVTLTSPTNNSSVVSVCSVRLTADARARIGIVDRVEFHVNDVFVGSDTSAPYELDVPPGHPAFRNGDGSGMPRHRAVARVVTVAPAATADSPTVKLSLVPPPPALMVIACPSGIRVPEGGSTTTSFVTTACATTPGLTLTVTGDAGISVTPSAFPPGSRENWVTVSAAPGSIGAITRITATSNGASCLSASATVTVGPPT